The following are encoded together in the Primulina tabacum isolate GXHZ01 chromosome 18, ASM2559414v2, whole genome shotgun sequence genome:
- the LOC142533959 gene encoding endo-1,4-beta-xylanase 5-like encodes MAKFLKPCLFLFVIVFVLGNSQVYAALRPYDYSYTAECLKTPLKPQYDGGMVVNPELSQGLTGWKGYGKARIRIRVADEDGNKYITAATADLAASARTNISFHSFAQDFHLDKDMLYSFSAWLQVRDGEAHIKAIIQPKHSNVSIIIGRVEAREGCWSMLKGGFIVDVSGPATLYFESDLSIAEIWGDSISLQPFTYEEWRSHQYETIENVRKTKVKFQAVDKAGRPVPNAKLSIKQMEPHFPLGSALTVHILNNTAYQNWFLPRFRYTVFDHDLKWQATEIVRGVVNYSVPDRLLEFSKEHNLNVRGHTILWENPAMLPPWVGNLTENREYFQAAVDMRVQSVVNRYKGQFIHWDVLNENMHFSFYEDKLGPNTTVDLFKKVHEIDPETPLFLNEYFTIEKAVDKLASPTLYLKKVAELRKKGFNGTIGIGLQSHLTWLSLPYMRASLDVLASTKLPVWVTELDVSVYAPDRVWALNNAIREVHSHPTVQGMLLWGSWHPQPKGCWRMCLTDDNFKNLATGDVLDKFLHEVKHGDGVHGTTDSNGYFEASLFHGEYEAHVDTNSGSERFLVLPTLEPQDPVILPVA; translated from the exons ATGGCGAAGTTCCTGAAACCTTGCTTGTTTCTTTTTGTCATTGTTTTTGTTCTTG GTAATTCCCAAGTTTATGCCGCATTACGGCCTTATGACTACTCATACACAGCTGAG TGTCTGAAAACACCACTGAAACCCCAATACGATGGAGGGATGGTTGTGAATCCTGAACTGAGTCAAGGATTGACTGGTTGGAAAGGATATGGAAAAGCCAGGATCAGGATCCGAGTAGCTGATGAAGATGGCAACAAATACATCACTGCTGCCACCGCTGACTTGGCTGCTTCCGCCCGCACCAACATTTCGTTTCATAGCTTTGCACAAGATTTTCATCTCGACAAAGACATGCTCTACTCCTTCTCTG CTTGGTTGCAAGTAAGGGATGGAGAGGCCCATATAAAAGCTATAATCCAACCAAAACATAGCAATGTCAGTATTATTATTGGCAGGGTCGAGGCTCGAGAAGGTTGTTGGTCCATGCTCAAGGGTGGCTTCATCGTCGACGTCTCCGGTCCCGCGACCCTTTACTTTGAG AGCGACCTTTCCATTGCTGAAATATGGGGAGATAGCATCTCATTGCAGCCATTCACATATGAAGAATGGAGATCCCACCAATATGAAACCATCGAAAAT GTACGCAAGACCAAGGTGAAATTCCAAGCCGTGGACAAAGCAGGTCGACCCGTACCCAACGCCAAACTATCCATCAAACAGATGGAGCCTCATTTCCCACTGGGTAGCGCATTAACCGTTCACATCCTCAACAACACGGCGTACCAGAACTGGTTCCTCCCCAGATTCCGATACACGGTCTTCGACCATGATCTCAAATGGCAGGCCACAGAGATAGTAAGAGGCGTCGTCAACTACTCGGTGCCGGATAGATTACTCGAATTCTCCAAGGAACACAACCTCAACGTCCGAGGCCACACAATCCTCTGGGAAAACCCGGCAATGTTACCCCCTTGGGTCGGAAACCTTACCGAGAACCGTGAATACTTCCAAGCAGCAGTGGACATGAGAGTGCAGTCGGTGGTGAACAGATACAAGGGCCAATTCATTCACTGGGATGTCCTGAATGAGAACATGCATTTCTCATTCTATGAAGACAAATTGGGCCCTAATACGACTGTCGATTTGTTCAAGAAGGTGCACGAGATCGACCCGGAAACCCCACTGTTTCTGAATGAGTATTTCACTATAGAGAAGGCAGTGGACAAGCTGGCATCCCCAACTCTTTATTTGAAGAAGGTAGCGGAGCTGAGGAAAAAGGGGTTTAACGGGACTATTGGTATCGGGTTGCAGAGCCATCTCACCTGGTTGAGCCTGCCGTATATGAGAGCTTCGTTGGATGTGCTCGCTTCCACGAAGTTGCCTGTTTGGGTGACTGAATTGGATGTCTCCGTTTACGCTCCGGACAGGGTGTGGGCCTTGAACAATGCGATCAGGGAGGTTCATTCTCACCCTACTGTTCAAGGCATGCTGCTTTGGGGTTCATGGCATCCACAGCCAAAAGGGTGCTGGAGGATGTGCTTAACAGATGATAATTTCAAGAACTTGGCTACAGGAGATGTGCTGGACAAGTTCTTACATGAAGTGAAACATGGAGATGGTGTGCATGGAACCACTGATAGCAATGGTTATTTCGAAGCATCGCTTTTTCACGGAGAATACGAAGCTCATGTCGACACGAATTCCGGTTCGGAGAGATTCCTGGTGTTGCCAACTCTAGAGCCACAAGATCCGGTGATCCTCCCGGTCGCGTGA